One region of Vitis vinifera cultivar Pinot Noir 40024 chromosome 1, ASM3070453v1 genomic DNA includes:
- the LOC100258453 gene encoding UDP-galactose/UDP-glucose transporter 3, with protein MEAYGVGFRQLSVLLFCVTGIWSAYIYQGVLQETVSTKRFGADQKRFEHLAFLNLAQNVVCLVWSFIMIKLWSRSSSGGAPWWSYWSAGITNTIGPTMGIEALKYISYPAQVLAKSSKMIPVMLMGSLVYGIRYTIPEYVCTLLVAGGVSSFALLKTSSKTISKLARPNAPLGYGLCFLNLAFDGFTNATQDSITARYPKTSAWDIMFGMNLWGTIYNMVYMFGWPHGSGFEAVQFCRQHPEAAWDIFLFCLCGAVGQNFIFLTISQFGSLTNTTITTTRKFVSIVVSSLLSGNPLSAKQWGSVSMVFSGLSYQIYLKWKRGQRLHKKRKPM; from the exons ATGGAAGCTTACGGGGTCGGATTCCGCCAGTTGTCGGTGCTGCTTTTCTGCGTTACCGGGATTTGGTCGGCGTATATTTATCAAGGAGTTCTGCAGGAAACAGT GTCCACCAAGCGATTTGGCGCTGATCAGAAGAGGTTTGAACATCTTGCATTCCTGAACTTGGCCCAGAATGTAGTTTGCTTAGTGTGGTCATTTATAA TGATAAAGCTCTGGTCCCGAAGCAGTTCTGGAGGTGCTCCTTGGTGGAGTTACTGGAGTGCTGGCATTACAAATACAATTGGTCCAACCATGGGGATAGAAGCTCTAAAGTATATAAGTTACCCAGCACAG GTCCTGGCGAAATCCTCAAAAATGATTCCAG TGATGCTGATGGGTTCCCTGGTCTATGGTATTAGATACACAATTCCTGAGTATGTTTGTACTCTTCTTGTTGCGGGAGGTGTATCTTCATTTGCACTTTTAAAG ACTAGTTCCAAGACAATTAGCAAGTTGGCACGCCCAAATGCACCACTTGGATATGGGCTCTGTTTCTTGAACCTTGCATTTGATGGATTCACAAATGCCACACAGGATTCAATAACAGCAAG GTACCCAAAGACAAGTGCATGGGATATAATGTTCGGAATGAATTTATGGGGTACCATATACAACATGGTTTACATGTTTGGATGGCCACATGGGAGCGGATTTGAGGCAGTCCAATTCTGCAGGCAACATCCAGAAGCAGCATGGGACATTTTCCTCTTCTGCCTTTGTGGTGCAGTGGGACAGAATTTCATCTTTCTTACCATAAGCCAATTTGGCTCCCTCACTAACACTACCATCACCACAACCCGCAAGTTTGTAAGCATTGTGGTGTCTTCACTTCTTAGTGGCAATCCCCTGTCGGCAAAGCAATGGGGAAGTGTTTCCATGGTCTTCTCTGGGTTGTCATACCAGATATATCTCAAGTGGAAGAGGGGGCAGAGATTGCACAAGAAGAGAAAGCCCATGTGA